In the uncultured Methanobacterium sp. genome, one interval contains:
- a CDS encoding 4Fe-4S dicluster domain-containing protein gives MEKIIIQPDLCDGCHDCQEACARLHGASGILVREVEGSFYPIICQQCEGAPCQLICPTEAMTEKGIEEAKCIGCGLCMMVCPFGAVEIHERKAHKCDQCPDLGTPACVKACSKRAIAKVDTQKLQAEKQRQHIQKITGVGKGNRKSSDLISVMTARTRARKAAEKEA, from the coding sequence TTGGAAAAGATAATTATCCAGCCGGATCTCTGTGATGGATGTCACGATTGCCAGGAGGCATGTGCACGTCTTCACGGGGCTTCAGGGATACTGGTGAGGGAAGTTGAGGGATCCTTCTACCCCATCATCTGTCAACAGTGCGAGGGTGCACCCTGTCAGTTGATATGCCCTACTGAAGCCATGACTGAAAAGGGAATTGAAGAAGCAAAGTGTATTGGCTGCGGTTTGTGCATGATGGTTTGTCCATTTGGTGCAGTGGAAATACACGAGAGAAAAGCCCATAAATGTGACCAGTGCCCTGATCTAGGTACACCCGCATGTGTGAAAGCCTGTTCCAAACGGGCCATAGCCAAGGTGGACACCCAAAAACTGCAGGCAGAAAAACAACGTCAGCACATTCAGAAGATCACCGGTGTTGGTAAAGGCAATCGGAAAAGTTCTGATCTTATTAGCGTGATGACTGCCCGTACCAGGGCCAGGAAAGCCGCGGAAAAGGAGGCCTAA
- a CDS encoding MFS transporter, with protein MFNFYIGLVNVCLPTITEFFGASVMTATWISNIYLICLTVSVIFLGRIAGMWSRKKFFMIGTILWVTASLACYFAPSAEMLIVIRGIQGLAAGFMAAVYYAILDKTFPPEKLGLAMGCLLVALSGGYAIGPLVGGFIAAYLGWHTIFLAVIPFGILSICVYLFTAQKPEADKDLELIERKKKYENNHPPFSRGKIYSILIDYKGAILQAIFLFTLTYALILAQKMGFDIFDMVLMAAALIFAALFVWVEAKHEEPLFRIEVFRSITFSAYITGLLLNYIILYMAFFTLPFYFQKVIGVPVNISGILISIIMFTAMFLSIIAGGLADRIGVKPLAVAASISCIVATTIIYTFHTGTGLPLIIIGLVALGFGYGLYQSPNNKMIISVVPEIFKTQVSAMMTLTKNLGSVLGNCFAGLILSSAIAQSALSSNLTLVGTQATEFMTGMERVFLFGALCSVILLISTLDLQKYFSQPDQTLIKTKETS; from the coding sequence ATGTTCAACTTCTACATTGGCCTGGTGAATGTTTGCCTACCCACCATTACCGAATTCTTCGGGGCCAGTGTAATGACTGCCACTTGGATCTCCAACATATACCTGATCTGCCTCACTGTTTCGGTGATATTCCTGGGTAGAATAGCAGGAATGTGGAGCAGGAAAAAGTTCTTCATGATAGGGACCATCCTGTGGGTAACTGCCTCCCTGGCCTGTTACTTTGCTCCCAGTGCAGAAATGTTAATTGTTATAAGGGGTATTCAGGGCCTGGCAGCGGGGTTCATGGCAGCAGTGTACTACGCCATTCTGGATAAAACATTCCCCCCTGAAAAGTTGGGACTGGCCATGGGATGTTTGCTGGTGGCATTATCCGGAGGTTACGCCATTGGCCCCCTGGTTGGCGGTTTCATAGCAGCCTACCTTGGCTGGCATACCATATTCCTGGCCGTCATACCCTTCGGGATTTTAAGTATCTGCGTATACTTATTTACCGCTCAAAAACCAGAAGCAGATAAAGACCTGGAGTTAATTGAGAGGAAAAAGAAATATGAAAATAATCATCCTCCCTTTTCCCGTGGTAAGATTTATTCCATACTCATCGATTATAAGGGAGCAATTTTACAGGCTATATTCCTGTTCACACTGACCTATGCCCTGATCCTTGCCCAGAAAATGGGCTTTGATATATTTGACATGGTGCTGATGGCAGCTGCATTGATATTCGCAGCACTCTTTGTCTGGGTAGAAGCCAAACACGAAGAGCCACTTTTTAGAATTGAAGTATTCAGGAGCATCACATTCTCCGCATACATCACCGGACTCTTATTAAACTATATAATACTCTACATGGCATTTTTCACCCTCCCCTTCTATTTCCAGAAGGTCATTGGTGTGCCGGTGAATATCTCCGGAATATTAATCAGCATTATAATGTTCACCGCCATGTTCCTGTCCATAATTGCCGGTGGACTTGCTGATAGAATCGGAGTAAAACCTCTAGCTGTTGCAGCCAGCATATCATGTATAGTAGCCACCACCATTATCTACACATTCCATACTGGTACCGGGCTGCCACTTATCATTATTGGACTGGTGGCCCTTGGTTTTGGATACGGTCTTTACCAGTCCCCCAACAACAAAATGATCATCTCGGTGGTGCCGGAGATATTCAAAACCCAGGTGTCAGCCATGATGACCCTGACCAAGAACCTGGGATCGGTTCTGGGGAACTGTTTTGCCGGTTTGATCTTAAGCAGCGCCATTGCCCAGAGTGCCCTGAGCAGTAATTTAACCCTGGTGGGAACTCAGGCCACCGAGTTCATGACTGGAATGGAAAGAGTATTCCTCTTCGGGGCCCTGTGCAGCGTGATACTCCTGATTTCAACCCTTGATCTCCAGAAGTACTTTTCACAACCAGATCAAACCTTGATAAAAACAAAAGAGACCAGTTAA
- a CDS encoding fumarate hydratase yields the protein MIYQSQVEELICRLYQEAAIKLPLDVKKALKDAYDLEEDETALLNLEAILENINIAEEKNLPLCQDTGLPIIFVKLGKVQVENLKEGIINGVKKATQEVPLRPNVVDPLTRKNSGNNIGRFIPQIDIELVDTDQLEITIFPKGFGSENNNALKMALPGEGEEGIKQFVMETVLSAGGKPCPPTVVGVGIGGSSDMALKLAKKALLRKVGEHHPEERMANMEKEMLEMVNATGIGPMGLGGRTTALDVKIEYADTHTAGLPIGVCIQCWAARRATGILKGK from the coding sequence ATGATATATCAATCCCAGGTTGAAGAGCTTATATGCCGTTTGTACCAGGAAGCAGCTATAAAACTTCCACTGGATGTTAAAAAAGCTCTTAAAGATGCATATGATCTTGAAGAAGATGAAACTGCCCTTTTAAACCTGGAAGCCATACTGGAAAACATAAATATCGCCGAAGAAAAGAATTTACCCCTCTGCCAGGACACTGGTTTGCCCATTATTTTTGTAAAATTGGGAAAAGTTCAGGTGGAAAACCTGAAAGAGGGAATAATCAACGGTGTGAAAAAGGCCACCCAAGAGGTTCCACTTCGCCCCAACGTGGTAGATCCCCTCACCCGGAAAAACAGTGGCAATAATATTGGTCGTTTCATTCCACAGATTGACATAGAACTGGTGGACACTGACCAGCTGGAGATTACTATTTTCCCCAAGGGTTTTGGTTCAGAGAACAACAACGCACTTAAAATGGCACTTCCTGGTGAAGGTGAAGAAGGTATAAAACAGTTCGTCATGGAAACAGTACTCTCAGCCGGTGGTAAACCCTGTCCTCCTACTGTGGTGGGAGTTGGAATTGGTGGATCATCAGATATGGCCCTGAAGCTGGCTAAAAAGGCGCTTTTGAGGAAAGTTGGAGAACACCACCCTGAAGAGAGAATGGCCAACATGGAGAAGGAAATGCTGGAAATGGTTAATGCAACCGGCATCGGCCCCATGGGTTTAGGTGGAAGAACCACTGCCCTGGATGTTAAAATAGAATATGCAGATACCCATACTGCAGGCCTCCCCATCGGTGTTTGCATACAGTGCTGGGCTGCCAGAAGGGCAACTGGAATCCTAAAAGGAAAATAA
- the porB gene encoding pyruvate synthase subunit PorB — protein MEISEKEFLAPGHRGCAGCGATVGVRLALKALGKNTVAVSATGCLEVITTPYPETSWEIPWIHVAFENAAAVASGVERALKSQGKDTQVVVFGGDGGTADIGLQALSGAMERGHNLIYICYDNEAYMNTGVQRSGATPYGASTTTSPHGKESFGEDKPKKNIPMIMAAHGVPYVATASISYPEDFMKKVQKASEIEGPAYIHLHQPCTTGWGFNPSKTIDLGRLAVETGSWILYEIEDGEFHVTYRPMQRKMVNEYLMAQKRFKHLTEVEREYIQKNVDAICAELKI, from the coding sequence ATGGAAATCAGTGAAAAAGAATTCCTGGCCCCTGGACACCGAGGATGTGCAGGCTGTGGAGCCACAGTGGGGGTTAGACTGGCCCTGAAAGCACTGGGCAAAAACACGGTAGCTGTTTCCGCCACCGGTTGTCTGGAGGTTATCACCACCCCCTACCCTGAAACTTCATGGGAAATCCCCTGGATACATGTGGCCTTTGAAAACGCAGCTGCAGTGGCATCTGGAGTTGAAAGGGCACTGAAATCCCAGGGAAAAGACACCCAGGTGGTTGTATTTGGTGGTGACGGTGGAACCGCAGATATTGGTCTGCAAGCCCTATCTGGAGCCATGGAACGAGGTCACAACCTAATTTATATCTGTTACGATAACGAAGCATACATGAACACCGGGGTTCAAAGAAGTGGAGCCACACCGTACGGTGCATCCACCACCACCAGCCCCCATGGTAAGGAAAGTTTTGGTGAGGATAAACCCAAAAAGAACATACCCATGATCATGGCGGCCCATGGTGTGCCCTACGTGGCCACTGCCAGCATATCCTACCCCGAGGACTTTATGAAGAAGGTTCAAAAGGCCAGTGAAATAGAGGGACCTGCTTACATTCACCTTCACCAGCCATGTACCACTGGTTGGGGTTTCAACCCATCCAAGACCATTGACCTGGGACGTTTGGCTGTTGAAACTGGTTCATGGATACTTTATGAAATTGAAGATGGAGAATTCCATGTTACTTACCGTCCTATGCAACGTAAGATGGTGAATGAATATTTAATGGCCCAGAAACGTTTCAAACATCTGACTGAAGTGGAAAGAGAATATATACAGAAAAACGTGGATGCCATCTGCGCTGAACTCAAAATATAG
- the porA gene encoding pyruvate synthase subunit PorA → MVQKVFTSNRAVAEAVKLAKPAVVPVYPITPQTTISEYLAQFVADGDLKAEYIRVESEHSAISAALGASGTGVRVFTATSSQGLALMHEILFAAAGMRSPIVLVDANRALSAPLSIWNDQQDSISERDSGWLQIYAEDAQEALDAVLIAYRVAEDRDVLLPCMVCIDGYFLTHTVEPLEVPSQEEVDQFLPPYKPYAFLDPEDPMSIGTFTDPEYYMEARYAIEASMEGSKKVLAKAYQEFAEVFGRKYDLIETYKCDDAEIIIVAMGSVCGTIKDVIDDLRSKGEKVGLLKIRVFRPFPKEEIKEVLEKASKVAVLDKNISFGMGGVLYNNIKATTNANAYGFIAGLGGRDITPHYVKEILDKTKNPTGEVEWIGLKKEEL, encoded by the coding sequence ATGGTTCAAAAAGTTTTTACATCCAACCGAGCCGTTGCAGAAGCGGTTAAGCTGGCCAAACCAGCAGTAGTTCCTGTTTATCCCATTACTCCTCAAACAACGATTTCTGAATATCTGGCCCAGTTTGTGGCTGATGGGGATTTAAAAGCAGAGTACATTAGAGTGGAATCAGAGCACAGTGCAATCAGTGCAGCACTAGGTGCATCCGGAACAGGTGTTCGAGTTTTCACTGCCACATCATCCCAGGGACTGGCCCTGATGCACGAAATACTGTTTGCTGCAGCTGGTATGAGGAGCCCCATAGTCTTGGTTGATGCTAACCGGGCGTTATCCGCACCGCTCAGCATATGGAATGATCAGCAGGATTCCATATCCGAACGTGACTCCGGATGGCTTCAAATATATGCAGAAGACGCTCAAGAAGCTCTGGACGCTGTTTTAATAGCCTACAGAGTTGCTGAAGACAGAGATGTTTTACTGCCCTGCATGGTCTGTATTGATGGATACTTCCTAACCCACACTGTGGAACCATTAGAAGTGCCCAGTCAGGAAGAGGTGGACCAGTTCTTACCACCATACAAACCTTACGCATTCCTGGACCCGGAAGATCCAATGTCCATTGGTACCTTCACTGACCCTGAATATTACATGGAAGCCCGTTATGCAATAGAAGCCTCCATGGAAGGATCTAAGAAAGTCCTAGCCAAGGCCTACCAGGAATTTGCAGAAGTATTTGGTAGAAAATACGATTTAATTGAGACTTACAAATGTGATGATGCCGAGATTATCATAGTAGCCATGGGTTCTGTTTGTGGTACTATAAAAGATGTTATCGACGATCTCCGGTCAAAGGGAGAAAAAGTTGGACTCCTGAAAATCAGGGTCTTCCGTCCTTTCCCCAAAGAGGAGATTAAAGAAGTCCTGGAAAAGGCATCTAAAGTAGCAGTTCTGGATAAGAACATCTCATTTGGAATGGGAGGAGTGCTTTACAACAACATTAAAGCCACAACCAACGCCAATGCCTATGGATTCATAGCTGGACTGGGAGGACGGGACATAACCCCCCATTACGTTAAAGAAATCCTTGATAAAACTAAAAACCCCACCGGTGAGGTGGAGTGGATTGGACTCAAAAAGGAGGAACTCTAA
- a CDS encoding histidine kinase dimerization/phosphoacceptor domain -containing protein produces MNLRKRTLITLAISLLLLVAVLYVISQSLLMGNLSEVQADNTQKDLETMNDILFRDLGDLAAINKQWAMLGEASFYDETSHTFNPEALKIFNSTGIDLVIVSSSMDGTVYFKSLNDSENLNNSQNSSSHQDELESYLSQNYSLIKSENLSNPFQGILLLPSGTYLISSSPITGSGGNNLILGRYLEIPQNGHLSKIPGLSLNITPFNNGEGVPTFHDVSRDFSYGSPVIIKPVENNTISGYSLLRDGEGRAIFQMKLSENPYIIDKGQETLIYFIFSFLVTGIILGFITLLFLDKIVLSRINDLNNRVQEITKTNDISRRLPVNGSNDEISGLSKGINSLLISLQSSWEEIQQSRKKYRNIFYNTGTAMISTEGDGVISLINSEFENLSGFKKGQVEGIKSWRDFFPEDIKKMTEYSKIRKLNEDLAPRNYEARFLGRDGSLKDVYLTVTTVPGTDQFLLSIMDITPLKQTLEEKDALLREVHHRVKNNMQIMISLLNMKARHTSDEDVKSILMESQDRIKSMAMVHDGLYHSPDMIHINLGNYIQRLTAELFRSYQVDSSLIKLIVNVDSVSISIDTAVPCGLLLNELVSNSIKHAFDPGEKGEIRICLSSNEDLSSEDLHPPEDSHSLADECSPPELTLTVWDNGKGLADGFDISKSDTMGMKLIDTLVNQLEAEIEFNNSPGACFKIRFKELNYSKRI; encoded by the coding sequence GTGAACCTGCGTAAACGTACATTAATTACTCTGGCAATATCGCTATTGCTGCTGGTAGCAGTGCTTTATGTTATCTCCCAGAGCCTTTTAATGGGAAATCTTTCAGAAGTTCAGGCGGATAATACTCAAAAAGACCTTGAAACTATGAATGATATATTATTCCGAGATTTAGGTGATCTGGCAGCAATAAATAAACAGTGGGCCATGCTGGGTGAAGCTTCATTCTACGATGAAACCAGCCATACTTTCAATCCAGAAGCTCTGAAAATATTCAACAGCACCGGTATTGATCTGGTGATAGTTTCCTCATCAATGGATGGAACTGTGTATTTTAAATCCTTAAATGACTCGGAAAATTTAAATAACTCACAAAATTCATCATCCCATCAGGATGAGCTGGAAAGTTACCTATCCCAGAATTATTCTTTAATAAAGTCAGAAAATCTAAGTAACCCCTTCCAGGGCATTCTACTATTGCCCTCAGGCACCTACTTAATCTCGTCAAGTCCCATTACTGGTTCTGGAGGTAATAATTTAATTCTGGGCCGTTACCTTGAAATTCCCCAAAATGGTCATTTATCAAAAATTCCAGGTTTATCCCTGAATATCACCCCATTTAATAATGGTGAGGGGGTCCCGACCTTCCATGATGTGAGTCGTGATTTTTCATACGGGTCGCCAGTGATAATCAAACCGGTTGAGAATAACACCATCAGTGGATATTCATTACTGCGAGATGGCGAAGGTCGTGCTATTTTCCAGATGAAACTATCTGAAAACCCCTATATTATAGATAAAGGCCAGGAAACTTTAATTTATTTCATATTCTCATTTTTAGTGACTGGAATAATATTAGGATTCATCACCCTGCTGTTTCTGGATAAGATTGTTTTATCCAGAATAAATGACCTCAACAATCGAGTACAGGAAATAACGAAAACCAACGATATCTCCAGACGTTTACCAGTAAACGGATCAAATGATGAAATATCTGGTCTTTCTAAGGGTATTAACAGCTTGTTAATATCGTTGCAGAGTTCCTGGGAAGAAATTCAGCAGAGTAGAAAAAAGTACCGGAATATTTTTTACAACACTGGAACTGCCATGATAAGCACCGAAGGAGATGGAGTCATTTCCTTAATAAACTCTGAATTTGAAAACTTATCCGGGTTCAAGAAGGGGCAGGTAGAAGGTATAAAAAGCTGGAGAGACTTTTTCCCGGAAGACATTAAGAAAATGACCGAATACAGTAAAATACGAAAATTAAATGAAGATCTAGCTCCTCGGAATTATGAGGCCCGGTTTTTAGGCAGGGATGGTAGTTTAAAGGATGTATATTTAACAGTAACAACCGTACCCGGTACTGATCAATTTTTGTTATCCATAATGGACATCACCCCACTCAAACAAACCCTGGAAGAAAAGGATGCCCTCTTACGGGAAGTACATCACCGGGTTAAAAATAACATGCAGATCATGATCAGCCTGTTGAATATGAAAGCAAGGCACACCAGTGATGAGGATGTGAAGAGCATCTTAATGGAAAGCCAGGATAGAATAAAGTCCATGGCCATGGTACACGATGGCCTGTACCATTCACCGGATATGATTCACATAAATCTAGGAAATTACATCCAGAGATTAACTGCTGAACTTTTCAGGAGTTACCAGGTTGATAGTAGTCTGATTAAGTTAATTGTTAACGTGGATTCTGTATCCATATCCATTGACACTGCAGTACCCTGTGGTCTTCTTTTAAATGAACTGGTAAGTAATTCCATTAAACACGCATTTGATCCCGGTGAGAAAGGGGAAATAAGGATTTGTCTGTCTTCTAATGAAGATTTGTCTTCGGAAGATTTGCATCCTCCTGAAGATTCACATTCTCTCGCTGATGAATGTTCTCCTCCTGAATTAACACTCACAGTCTGGGACAATGGAAAGGGATTAGCAGATGGTTTTGATATAAGTAAATCTGATACCATGGGCATGAAACTGATCGATACCCTGGTAAACCAGCTGGAAGCCGAAATAGAATTTAATAACAGCCCGGGGGCATGTTTTAAAATTAGATTTAAAGAGCTTAATTATTCTAAAAGAATTTAA
- the porC gene encoding pyruvate synthase subunit PorC encodes MIEIRFHGRGGQGAVTAAEILAKAAFEDGKYCQAFPFFGAERKGAPVMAFSRINDKPIRRRYQVYNPDHVLVLDETLIEAVDVLSGLKDGGKVIINTKEDLKLGDADVHTIDATGIALDTLGVPIVNTVMLGAFAKVIGGVSLDSIIKITKETFPGKIGEKNAEAAKIAFEQAK; translated from the coding sequence ATGATTGAAATTCGCTTTCACGGACGCGGTGGTCAAGGCGCAGTTACCGCTGCAGAGATACTAGCAAAAGCAGCATTTGAAGACGGAAAATACTGTCAAGCATTCCCATTTTTCGGTGCTGAGCGAAAAGGCGCACCGGTTATGGCTTTTTCAAGAATAAATGATAAACCAATTAGAAGAAGATATCAAGTTTATAATCCAGATCATGTACTAGTATTAGACGAAACCCTCATAGAGGCCGTAGATGTGTTATCCGGCCTTAAGGATGGAGGTAAAGTGATAATAAATACTAAAGAAGATCTTAAATTAGGTGATGCAGACGTTCACACCATTGATGCTACTGGAATTGCCCTGGACACCCTGGGTGTTCCCATTGTGAACACGGTGATGTTGGGAGCATTCGCCAAGGTAATCGGTGGAGTATCACTTGATTCAATTATCAAAATAACCAAAGAAACTTTCCCTGGTAAAATTGGGGAAAAGAACGCTGAAGCAGCGAAAATTGCCTTTGAACAGGCAAAATAA
- the phoU gene encoding phosphate signaling complex protein PhoU, producing the protein MERRYPRIRFQKKLDELKEEVDKMGQATLKAYREAFSTFIDYDAELVNSVMETNRKVHDMGYQIEHDAMSIIAAEQPVAGDLRFIETSIKVSSHLKRIAGLASNIADIARHIKDEEIPEKPMFDLQRMADIVDGMVSKGLAAFLAKNMNVARELHRDDDKVDDLFDHALKDITKSMFQDKESISYLIYLLFLARFLERIADRAENIGDRTIFMITCEKQQFTMDKKPEEPE; encoded by the coding sequence ATGGAGAGAAGATATCCCAGGATACGGTTCCAGAAAAAACTGGATGAACTAAAGGAAGAAGTGGATAAAATGGGTCAGGCCACTCTAAAGGCTTACAGGGAAGCTTTTAGTACCTTTATAGATTACGATGCAGAACTGGTAAACAGTGTGATGGAAACCAACAGGAAGGTCCATGACATGGGTTACCAGATAGAACACGATGCAATGAGCATCATAGCAGCTGAACAACCAGTTGCAGGGGATTTAAGATTTATTGAAACCAGTATTAAGGTTTCCAGTCACTTAAAACGAATTGCAGGTCTGGCTTCCAACATTGCCGATATTGCTCGTCATATTAAGGATGAAGAGATCCCTGAAAAACCCATGTTTGACTTACAGCGCATGGCTGATATTGTGGATGGAATGGTCAGCAAGGGTCTGGCAGCCTTTTTAGCCAAAAACATGAATGTTGCCAGGGAACTTCACAGGGATGATGATAAGGTGGATGATCTGTTTGACCATGCCCTTAAAGACATTACCAAGAGCATGTTCCAGGATAAGGAATCCATATCCTACCTGATTTACCTCCTGTTCCTGGCCCGTTTCCTGGAAAGGATTGCAGATCGCGCTGAAAACATTGGAGACCGTACTATCTTCATGATAACCTGTGAAAAACAGCAATTCACCATGGATAAGAAGCCTGAAGAACCTGAATAG
- a CDS encoding GNAT family N-acetyltransferase, whose amino-acid sequence MNFELLPLNPKNLIQFKKDIQEAFQQGAVEGFGEIGVEILPESHIDRSISAKGSIAYEAILDGEFVGGAVVLIDSETQHNHLDFLYVKNGTHSKGVGQSIWNAIEKLHPETKVWETGTPYFERRNIHFYVNKCGFHIVEYFNKYHKDPNEKTEMEQLPDIDYFADFFRFEKVMR is encoded by the coding sequence ATGAACTTTGAATTATTGCCACTTAACCCCAAAAACTTGATACAGTTTAAGAAAGATATACAGGAAGCATTTCAGCAAGGTGCTGTTGAGGGATTTGGTGAAATAGGGGTAGAAATACTTCCTGAAAGTCATATAGATCGTTCTATTTCTGCTAAAGGTTCTATTGCTTACGAAGCTATACTTGATGGAGAATTTGTTGGCGGGGCTGTTGTTTTGATAGACAGCGAAACACAGCATAATCATCTTGATTTTTTGTATGTCAAAAATGGAACACACAGTAAAGGTGTGGGACAGTCTATTTGGAATGCTATTGAAAAGTTACATCCTGAAACTAAGGTTTGGGAAACCGGTACCCCTTACTTTGAAAGACGTAATATACATTTCTATGTAAACAAATGCGGGTTCCATATTGTAGAGTATTTTAATAAGTATCATAAAGATCCGAATGAAAAAACAGAGATGGAACAGTTACCAGATATTGATTACTTTGCAGATTTCTTTCGTTTTGAAAAAGTTATGAGGTAA
- a CDS encoding 4Fe-4S binding protein: MKELVSRPELCDECGKCERICPKNAIRVINGVPIFCLHCAEDRAPCMTVCPEDAIEKIDGAVIIHEEDCIGCGLCRDACPIGAINLDEYGIATKCNLCAGRDKQLCVSVCPKEALKMSSEDMLTDKREHIAKELEKVKMIMKY, from the coding sequence ATGAAGGAACTTGTTTCCAGGCCAGAGCTCTGTGATGAGTGTGGGAAATGTGAACGCATATGCCCTAAAAATGCCATCCGAGTGATAAATGGAGTGCCAATTTTCTGCTTACACTGTGCTGAAGACCGGGCCCCCTGCATGACAGTGTGCCCGGAAGATGCCATTGAAAAAATCGATGGCGCGGTGATCATCCATGAAGAAGATTGTATAGGCTGCGGACTGTGCAGAGATGCCTGTCCAATAGGAGCCATCAATCTGGATGAATACGGAATAGCCACCAAGTGCAACCTGTGTGCTGGAAGGGATAAACAACTCTGTGTTTCTGTATGTCCTAAAGAAGCTCTTAAAATGAGTTCAGAAGACATGCTCACTGATAAAAGGGAACATATTGCCAAAGAATTGGAAAAAGTTAAGATGATCATGAAATACTGA
- the porD gene encoding pyruvate synthase subunit PorD, which translates to MVSIGACVKEPGSTRKNKTGSWRTFKPILDKEKCIDCGNCVLFCPEGCINQDYDIDYDYCKGCGICAEECPVEAIKMERG; encoded by the coding sequence ATGGTATCTATTGGAGCATGTGTTAAAGAACCTGGAAGCACCCGAAAAAACAAAACCGGAAGCTGGAGAACCTTCAAGCCCATTCTGGATAAAGAAAAATGTATTGATTGTGGCAACTGTGTTCTTTTCTGTCCGGAAGGATGCATAAACCAGGATTATGATATAGATTACGATTACTGCAAAGGCTGTGGTATCTGTGCAGAGGAATGCCCAGTTGAAGCAATAAAAATGGAGAGAGGATAA
- a CDS encoding phosphate ABC transporter substrate-binding protein, whose product MKSKQIYLLGIIILACAGITVAYSVIIPSEGSEISIVGSSTVQPVAQALAQAYMAQHPDIKVTVQGGDSNVGIQSVKSGSASIGTVSRNLTETESDGLNQYPIGEDSIAIIVNPTNPVNSLTPDQLRAIYQGKITNWKQVGGEDTPIKVIIREAGSGTRITFEDILFGSTVPQDNFTIGISTYQVMQDVAVTPNAIGYVSQNALNTGVKVMGINGMSPTSENIASGRYVLKRPLIFLVKGTGNSVANDFINFSLSPEGQKIVNQTEYNTDSSKEYSVTGIGAG is encoded by the coding sequence ATGAAAAGTAAGCAAATTTATCTATTGGGAATTATTATCCTGGCCTGTGCAGGGATTACAGTAGCATATTCTGTGATCATTCCTTCCGAAGGCTCAGAAATCAGTATTGTAGGATCAAGCACAGTGCAACCAGTGGCCCAGGCACTGGCCCAGGCGTACATGGCCCAGCATCCAGATATTAAGGTCACAGTTCAAGGTGGAGACTCCAATGTAGGTATACAGTCTGTGAAATCTGGTAGTGCCAGTATAGGAACTGTTTCACGGAACCTGACTGAAACAGAAAGTGACGGGTTGAACCAGTACCCAATTGGAGAAGATAGCATAGCAATTATTGTAAACCCCACCAACCCAGTGAACAGTTTAACCCCAGACCAGTTAAGGGCTATTTATCAGGGAAAAATCACCAACTGGAAACAGGTGGGAGGAGAAGATACCCCAATTAAAGTTATAATTCGAGAAGCAGGATCCGGGACCCGTATTACATTTGAAGATATACTGTTCGGTTCCACAGTACCTCAAGATAATTTCACCATAGGAATATCCACATATCAGGTTATGCAGGATGTGGCTGTCACCCCCAATGCCATAGGTTATGTGTCCCAGAATGCCCTGAACACCGGAGTTAAGGTGATGGGGATAAATGGAATGTCCCCAACCAGTGAAAACATAGCCAGTGGCAGGTACGTGCTTAAAAGGCCTTTGATCTTTTTAGTAAAAGGAACTGGTAATTCAGTTGCCAATGACTTTATAAATTTTAGTTTAAGCCCAGAAGGGCAGAAAATTGTTAATCAAACTGAATACAATACAGACTCCAGTAAGGAATATTCAGTTACTGGAATAGGGGCAGGATAA